A window of Fluoribacter dumoffii NY 23 contains these coding sequences:
- the orn gene encoding oligoribonuclease: protein MKNNQNLIWIDLEMTGLDPERDRIIELATVVTDPHLNIIAEGPVFAISQPKTLLDSMDSWNTKQHGQSGLVKRVLDSQTSEQQAEQLTINFLKQYLDKGKSPMCGNSVCQDRRFLYKYMPDLAAFFHYRNLDVSTLKELAIRWRPELLNGVVKESKHLALDDIKDSIAELVYYRHHFINLVDVSK, encoded by the coding sequence ATGAAAAATAATCAAAATTTAATTTGGATAGATTTGGAAATGACAGGACTTGATCCTGAGAGAGACAGAATTATTGAGCTTGCTACTGTGGTAACTGATCCTCATTTAAATATAATTGCTGAGGGCCCCGTTTTTGCTATTTCGCAACCTAAAACTCTACTGGACTCCATGGATTCCTGGAATACAAAACAGCATGGTCAATCCGGTCTGGTTAAACGGGTTTTGGACAGTCAAACCAGTGAACAACAGGCAGAGCAGTTGACGATAAATTTTTTAAAACAGTATTTGGATAAAGGTAAGTCGCCAATGTGCGGTAATAGTGTGTGCCAGGATAGGAGATTTTTATATAAATACATGCCGGATCTGGCGGCATTTTTCCATTACCGGAATTTGGATGTAAGCACATTAAAGGAGTTAGCAATACGTTGGCGGCCTGAATTATTAAATGGAGTGGTTAAAGAATCAAAACACCTGGCTTTGGACGATATTAAAGATTCAATTGCTGAATTAGTTTATTATCGTCACCATTTTATAAATTTAGTGGATGTAAGCAAATGA
- a CDS encoding uroporphyrinogen-III synthase has translation MKDSLNGLCILNTRPQSQAHELSQSIRAAGGNVIELPTIEIEAMPNDWIHLLPNLKTVDKAIFISANAVHFCFTQLLQKHLDWPSSIQVIAIGQGTAAAIEKFGIQVSEIPEIPDSEHLLALKTFQQPEKQNVLLFKGEGGRELIEEQLTQKGANLVVLKVYKRVIPQINPQWVESLWRDDLVDIILLTSELSLHNIFKLFDKEAHNWLRNKKWLMISERLAQVAFSLGIKNIRVCHPGRVMNTLFDYVDKD, from the coding sequence ATGAAAGATTCACTGAACGGGTTATGCATTTTAAACACTCGCCCACAAAGTCAGGCTCACGAGCTAAGCCAAAGCATCCGCGCGGCTGGGGGAAACGTAATTGAACTACCGACTATAGAAATCGAGGCGATGCCCAATGACTGGATTCATTTACTACCCAATTTAAAAACAGTAGATAAAGCTATTTTTATTAGTGCTAACGCAGTTCATTTTTGTTTTACCCAATTATTGCAGAAACATCTTGATTGGCCTTCTTCCATCCAGGTCATTGCCATTGGGCAAGGAACTGCCGCTGCGATCGAGAAATTTGGTATCCAAGTGAGTGAAATTCCTGAGATACCTGACAGTGAACATTTATTAGCATTAAAAACATTTCAACAACCTGAAAAACAAAACGTGCTACTATTTAAGGGAGAGGGAGGCAGAGAACTCATCGAGGAGCAATTGACGCAAAAAGGAGCCAACCTGGTCGTCCTGAAAGTATATAAACGCGTGATTCCGCAAATTAACCCTCAATGGGTTGAATCGCTATGGCGCGATGATTTAGTGGACATTATACTGTTAACAAGCGAACTGTCTCTTCATAATATTTTTAAGTTGTTTGATAAGGAAGCCCATAATTGGCTCCGTAACAAAAAATGGTTAATGATTAGCGAACGGTTGGCTCAAGTGGCTTTTTCATTGGGTATAAAAAATATTAGGGTATGCCACCCTGGCCGGGTGATGAATACATTGTTTGACTACGTAGACAAGGATTAA
- a CDS encoding HdeD family acid-resistance protein gives MAKTTEIYTPNLLRKNWGWLLGLGILLVFLGCIGLSMVIGLTLVSMYFFAALLIISAISHFIDIFKHRDWKGIFWQTIIAILYLIGAGVVLYDPFLASTIITALLAWVLIIIGITRIILAFSLKNAKGWGWLLFAGITAIILGVLILMQWPISGLWVIGMFIAIDMIVNGWTYIFIALSVRASA, from the coding sequence ATGGCAAAAACAACTGAAATTTATACTCCAAATCTTTTAAGAAAAAACTGGGGCTGGCTCCTGGGATTAGGAATATTACTTGTCTTTCTCGGCTGCATCGGCTTGAGCATGGTCATAGGTTTAACCCTGGTCAGCATGTATTTTTTTGCTGCGTTACTCATAATTTCTGCAATTTCTCATTTTATTGATATTTTCAAGCATAGAGATTGGAAAGGCATATTTTGGCAGACAATCATTGCTATTTTATACCTGATCGGTGCGGGGGTGGTGTTGTATGATCCCTTTTTAGCATCCACAATAATTACTGCCTTGTTGGCTTGGGTACTGATTATCATTGGCATCACCCGAATCATCCTTGCTTTTTCTCTAAAAAACGCTAAAGGATGGGGCTGGTTATTATTTGCAGGAATTACTGCCATAATCCTTGGCGTATTAATTCTAATGCAATGGCCGATTAGCGGTTTATGGGTTATAGGAATGTTCATTGCGATTGATATGATCGTCAATGGCTGGACTTACATATTTATCGCACTCTCTGTGCGTGCATCCGCCTAA
- a CDS encoding epoxyqueuosine reductase QueH, with translation MIERERLELPDGADKLLLHSCCAPCSGEVMEALISSEIDFTIFFYNPNIHPVQEYEIRKNENINFAEKHHIPFIDADYDKDNWFARAKGLEWEPERGKRCTMCFDMRFERTALYAHEHGFPVISSSLGISRWKDMNQINDCGIRAANKYPNLQYWTYNWRKNGGSERMYEIAKREGFYKQEYCGCVYSLRDTNAWRKQKERNRIKIGINYYSGEQKDEGAL, from the coding sequence ATGATAGAGAGAGAGCGATTAGAATTACCTGATGGGGCTGACAAGCTGTTACTGCATTCCTGTTGTGCACCCTGTTCTGGTGAGGTGATGGAGGCGCTTATCAGTTCAGAAATTGATTTCACCATATTTTTTTATAATCCGAACATCCATCCTGTTCAGGAATATGAAATCAGAAAAAACGAAAATATTAATTTTGCAGAAAAACACCATATACCTTTTATTGATGCGGATTATGATAAAGATAATTGGTTTGCCCGCGCTAAGGGTTTGGAATGGGAGCCTGAGCGTGGAAAGCGTTGTACAATGTGTTTCGACATGCGTTTTGAACGCACCGCCTTATATGCTCACGAACATGGGTTCCCGGTAATTAGCAGTTCCTTGGGAATTTCGCGTTGGAAGGATATGAACCAAATTAATGATTGCGGTATTCGCGCTGCAAACAAATATCCCAATCTGCAATATTGGACCTATAATTGGCGAAAAAACGGTGGTTCAGAACGGATGTATGAGATAGCCAAGCGCGAAGGATTTTATAAGCAGGAATATTGCGGTTGTGTTTATTCATTACGTGATACAAATGCCTGGCGGAAACAAAAAGAACGGAACCGTATAAAAATTGGAATTAATTATTATTCCGGAGAGCAAAAAGATGAAGGAGCGTTATGA
- a CDS encoding multifunctional CCA addition/repair protein codes for MKVYLVGGAVRDHLLHLPVKERDWVVVGSTPENLLAKGFKKVGRDFPVFLHPETGEEYALARTERKSAPGYYGFACDFSNTVTLDEDLARRDLTINAMAMDEQGSLIDPYHGKSDLEAKILRHVSPAFTEDPVRVLRVARFAARFHHLGFKLADETRSLMYTMVQQGELTHLVAERVWQEWQKSLEEKSPEQFIITLRSCDALRAILPEIDRLFGVPNPYRYHHEVDSGVHTLLVLQAAAGLSNDPVIRFAALVHDLGKALSPIHNWPSHHGHEERGVAIIEALCSRLRIPNDYRALATMTSRFHLNIHRLFELQASTIVKLLERADAFRRPNLFYNMLIACQSDAEGCGRKIDYRQGKLWSYLLAECAKVNSKELINEGYRGEAIKSALHQRRVACVELILNSWKKK; via the coding sequence ATGAAAGTCTATTTGGTTGGTGGCGCGGTTCGTGATCACTTATTGCATCTCCCAGTAAAGGAGCGGGATTGGGTAGTTGTAGGTTCTACTCCCGAAAATTTACTTGCAAAAGGATTTAAAAAAGTTGGGCGTGATTTCCCTGTTTTTTTACATCCCGAGACCGGAGAAGAATATGCCTTGGCGCGCACCGAAAGGAAATCAGCTCCCGGATACTATGGTTTCGCTTGCGATTTCAGTAATACAGTAACTTTAGATGAAGATTTGGCACGTCGTGATTTAACAATTAATGCAATGGCAATGGATGAACAGGGGAGCCTTATCGATCCTTATCATGGGAAAAGTGATTTGGAAGCCAAGATACTTCGCCATGTATCCCCTGCTTTCACAGAAGATCCGGTGCGTGTATTGCGTGTTGCCCGTTTTGCTGCACGGTTTCATCACTTAGGTTTTAAGCTGGCGGATGAAACCCGTTCCTTAATGTATACCATGGTGCAGCAGGGTGAATTGACTCATTTGGTTGCTGAACGAGTATGGCAAGAATGGCAAAAAAGCCTGGAGGAAAAGAGCCCGGAACAGTTTATTATTACCTTACGTTCCTGTGATGCATTACGGGCGATTTTACCTGAGATTGACCGTTTATTTGGGGTTCCGAATCCTTATCGCTACCATCATGAAGTGGATAGCGGGGTTCATACCTTATTAGTTTTACAGGCTGCAGCGGGCTTGAGTAACGATCCAGTCATCCGTTTTGCCGCTTTGGTACATGACCTAGGTAAAGCTTTATCACCAATTCATAATTGGCCTAGTCATCATGGACATGAAGAACGCGGGGTTGCCATTATTGAGGCCTTGTGTTCCCGTTTGCGTATTCCCAATGATTATCGTGCACTGGCAACGATGACGTCACGATTTCATTTAAATATTCACCGTTTGTTTGAGTTACAAGCCAGTACGATTGTAAAACTTTTAGAACGAGCTGATGCATTTCGACGTCCTAACCTCTTTTATAATATGTTGATTGCCTGTCAATCAGATGCAGAAGGGTGCGGACGAAAGATTGATTATCGGCAAGGTAAATTATGGAGTTATTTACTTGCTGAATGTGCTAAAGTGAACAGCAAAGAGCTCATTAATGAAGGTTATAGAGGCGAAGCGATCAAAAGTGCATTGCATCAAAGACGGGTGGCTTGTGTTGAACTAATCTTAAATTCCTGGAAAAAAAAATGA
- the hemC gene encoding hydroxymethylbilane synthase — MRSRILRIATRQSPLALWQANHVRDLLLKKHPNLQIELLPMSTSGDKFLRDKLQAIGGKGLFVKELEEALLDKRADFAVHSSKDMPAEFPEGLELVAICKRDNPFDVFVSFQYPNLQALPAQAVVGTSSLRRQSQLLAYRPDLGVKSLRGNIHTRLEKLKTGEYQAIILAAAGLERMGFTDIISEQLSEQIMLPACGQGALALECRNDDQEIRELLAELNDPISSICVNAERRVNALLGGNCHVPLAVFCTPTEGNQLSLRAKILTLDGAQLIQSMQLGPLEQALSMADHCAQSLLSQGAASLLASVPK, encoded by the coding sequence ATGAGATCTAGAATCCTGCGTATTGCAACACGCCAAAGCCCACTTGCATTGTGGCAAGCAAACCATGTTCGTGATTTATTATTAAAAAAACACCCTAATCTGCAAATTGAATTATTACCCATGAGCACCTCTGGAGATAAATTTCTTAGGGATAAACTCCAGGCTATTGGTGGTAAGGGCCTGTTTGTAAAAGAATTAGAAGAGGCCTTGTTAGATAAAAGGGCTGATTTTGCGGTCCACTCTTCAAAAGACATGCCGGCTGAATTTCCCGAAGGCCTGGAATTGGTTGCCATCTGTAAAAGAGATAACCCCTTCGATGTTTTTGTCAGTTTCCAATACCCCAACCTGCAAGCATTACCTGCTCAAGCTGTTGTTGGAACCTCAAGTTTGCGACGTCAATCTCAGCTATTGGCCTACAGGCCCGATTTAGGTGTAAAGTCATTACGCGGCAATATCCATACCCGGCTTGAAAAACTCAAAACCGGCGAATATCAGGCAATCATCCTTGCTGCAGCAGGCCTTGAACGCATGGGATTTACCGATATCATCAGCGAACAATTATCCGAGCAAATCATGCTCCCGGCGTGCGGTCAAGGAGCTCTGGCACTTGAATGCAGAAATGATGATCAGGAAATCCGGGAGCTACTTGCAGAGCTCAATGATCCCATATCATCTATTTGTGTAAATGCGGAACGAAGAGTTAATGCACTTCTTGGCGGCAATTGTCATGTGCCGCTGGCAGTGTTTTGTACCCCCACAGAGGGCAATCAGCTTTCCCTAAGAGCAAAAATTTTAACCCTAGATGGTGCCCAACTCATCCAGAGCATGCAACTGGGACCCTTAGAGCAGGCACTAAGTATGGCTGACCATTGCGCGCAATCCTTGCTGTCCCAAGGTGCAGCAAGTCTTCTTGCATCAGTCCCAAAATGA
- a CDS encoding cation diffusion facilitator family transporter, protein MSMHSHGDSPHHHGHHHAAPVTYDKAFIISIIANGLFVILQIVFSYLSNSTSLLADAFHNLGDVLGLILAWIAAVLMKRAPTRKSTYGLKKISILSALANGILLVFTCGIIATDAVYKLFSPSPVQATSVMIIAGIGIVINFATAFLFSRNSEDLNIRGAYLHLFYDALVSVGVVLSAALLYWTGWLWIDPVVGLLISLIILKGTWSLFAGSFRLIIDGVPENISWTAVSEFLLNKPGVKGFHDLHIWALSTQENAMSVHLYMPDGELSDEIRAEWVEQLRHEFNIQHVTIQIEKTQTNCNDACHHPKYL, encoded by the coding sequence ATGAGTATGCATTCACATGGTGATTCACCTCACCACCATGGCCACCACCATGCGGCACCAGTTACCTATGATAAAGCGTTTATCATCTCCATAATCGCTAATGGCCTTTTTGTGATCTTGCAAATTGTCTTTTCCTATTTATCCAACTCTACCAGCTTATTAGCTGATGCATTTCATAATTTAGGGGATGTTCTCGGATTGATTTTAGCTTGGATTGCCGCGGTACTGATGAAGCGTGCGCCGACCAGAAAGTCTACCTACGGGTTAAAAAAAATCTCCATTCTCTCTGCCCTGGCAAATGGAATTTTATTGGTTTTCACATGCGGAATTATTGCAACCGATGCTGTATATAAGTTGTTTTCGCCATCACCAGTTCAGGCCACATCGGTAATGATAATTGCAGGTATTGGCATAGTCATTAACTTTGCTACTGCATTTTTGTTCTCGCGGAATTCTGAGGATTTGAATATTCGCGGTGCCTATTTGCATTTATTTTATGATGCTTTAGTTTCTGTTGGGGTGGTCCTATCTGCTGCATTATTGTATTGGACTGGTTGGTTATGGATTGATCCAGTAGTCGGTTTGCTCATTTCATTAATTATTCTTAAAGGAACCTGGTCTTTATTTGCAGGAAGTTTCAGACTTATTATCGATGGGGTTCCAGAAAATATCTCCTGGACAGCAGTTAGTGAGTTTTTATTAAATAAACCGGGAGTAAAGGGATTCCATGATTTGCATATTTGGGCGCTCAGTACCCAGGAAAATGCTATGTCCGTCCATTTATACATGCCTGATGGGGAACTTTCTGATGAAATAAGAGCAGAATGGGTTGAACAATTACGTCATGAATTTAATATTCAGCATGTGACCATTCAGATAGAAAAAACCCAGACGAATTGTAATGATGCATGCCATCATCCAAAATATTTATAG
- a CDS encoding heme biosynthesis HemY N-terminal domain-containing protein, translating to MLRLLFAFIILMGAVALGIQLNKDPGYVLIAINHWTVETTVWVAAFSLIILFIALYFILRLLQKISRTPRTLTQWHSKRLSQKAQAITRKGLIEYSEGYWLKAKNHLIQALPNTDTPLLNYLTAARAAQKMGDNQLRDDYLREAQQSMPEAKIAVELTQAELQLANHQWEQALATLKHLHDIAPRHPYVLKLIMQLYQEVKDWPQLISILPDLKKYQVVPPQEFELLQHNAYLQRFIDLIKQNQTKAITTFFQSLPKALADEPNIIAEYARFLIKNADYPVANDLLRRALRKNPNPQLIGLYSLLPADEKQLTFAEGLLKKNPHSAALYLCLGQICNQLKLWGKAKYYLEKSIEIEPTALAYETQGQLHEKLGEEAMACISYKRGLELITSLVQD from the coding sequence ATGCTCCGCCTTCTTTTTGCTTTTATAATTTTAATGGGAGCTGTAGCCTTAGGGATCCAACTCAATAAAGATCCTGGCTACGTGCTCATTGCAATCAATCACTGGACTGTTGAAACTACCGTTTGGGTTGCTGCGTTTAGCCTCATTATCTTATTTATTGCCCTGTATTTTATTCTGCGTTTACTTCAGAAAATTTCCAGGACTCCAAGGACATTAACCCAGTGGCACTCCAAACGTCTGTCCCAAAAAGCACAAGCCATTACTCGCAAGGGGTTAATTGAATACAGCGAAGGATATTGGTTAAAAGCAAAAAATCATTTGATTCAGGCCTTGCCTAACACCGATACCCCATTACTTAATTATTTAACAGCCGCGCGGGCAGCCCAAAAAATGGGGGACAATCAATTACGCGATGATTATTTGCGTGAAGCACAGCAATCCATGCCTGAAGCCAAAATTGCGGTTGAGTTGACGCAGGCGGAATTGCAACTTGCAAATCATCAATGGGAGCAAGCTCTTGCTACATTAAAACATTTGCATGACATAGCCCCACGCCATCCTTATGTTCTAAAGCTCATCATGCAACTTTATCAGGAAGTAAAGGATTGGCCCCAACTTATTTCTATATTGCCTGACTTAAAAAAATATCAGGTCGTTCCTCCGCAGGAATTCGAATTATTGCAGCATAATGCATATTTACAGAGATTTATTGATCTGATAAAACAAAACCAAACGAAAGCAATCACTACGTTTTTTCAATCCCTGCCAAAAGCTTTGGCGGATGAGCCCAATATTATCGCGGAATATGCCCGATTCTTAATAAAAAATGCGGATTATCCCGTAGCAAATGATTTATTAAGACGGGCATTGCGTAAAAACCCTAATCCTCAATTAATTGGACTTTATAGTTTACTTCCCGCGGATGAAAAACAGCTTACTTTTGCCGAAGGATTACTGAAAAAAAATCCCCACTCAGCCGCTCTTTATCTTTGTTTAGGCCAAATCTGTAATCAACTGAAATTATGGGGAAAAGCTAAATATTACCTTGAAAAGTCAATTGAAATTGAACCGACTGCCCTAGCCTACGAAACCCAAGGACAACTGCATGAGAAACTTGGAGAAGAAGCTATGGCGTGTATAAGCTATAAACGAGGTTTGGAGTTAATCACCAGTCTCGTTCAGGATTAA
- a CDS encoding uroporphyrinogen-III C-methyltransferase codes for MTSDSEAQVKKTKKVPPATPVEKTPPQNNSAVTRNNYIVPLFAFIVALIALGVAAYAIALNQQLHNQLNKTQTELTTQLQQFAHKQDQTQEQINSKTSNTEEFQTHLQDKLEQLDKQVQNALNQKFYQNQDWLLLKARYYLELAQINAHWSNGVDSTIALLEQADQLLKQLNDSKVFTIRQAIAKDIAQMQALPPVDVAGLLSQLDAAQNSINNLGIPLPVNENRPSPESPTTSPNKSSWRTHIESSMNVLEKLVIIRRHSEEIKPLMSPLLEALLKEKLHLNIQEAQWAVLNNEPFVYQLVLKQAINSLKQNFNENTPNTAALIKKLTELQQMNIIQKRPTVGTALPLLNELIDKKGASTNQPLDNASSKTSEPGGNP; via the coding sequence ATGACAAGCGACAGCGAAGCACAAGTAAAAAAAACAAAAAAAGTACCTCCTGCCACGCCAGTTGAAAAAACACCCCCCCAAAATAATTCTGCTGTTACCCGGAATAACTACATAGTACCTTTATTTGCTTTTATTGTTGCCTTAATCGCTTTAGGAGTCGCTGCATATGCCATTGCTCTCAACCAACAATTGCACAATCAACTTAATAAAACCCAAACAGAGCTCACTACCCAATTGCAGCAATTCGCACATAAACAAGATCAAACCCAAGAACAAATAAATTCAAAAACAAGTAATACTGAAGAATTTCAAACCCATTTACAAGATAAATTGGAACAGCTCGATAAACAGGTTCAAAATGCATTGAACCAAAAGTTCTATCAAAATCAGGATTGGCTGCTTCTAAAAGCACGATATTATCTTGAATTAGCGCAAATCAACGCTCACTGGAGTAATGGGGTTGACTCAACAATAGCCTTGTTAGAGCAAGCAGATCAGCTCTTGAAACAATTAAACGACTCTAAAGTTTTCACTATACGGCAGGCCATAGCTAAAGATATTGCTCAAATGCAAGCATTACCTCCCGTAGATGTCGCGGGCTTGCTAAGTCAACTGGATGCCGCTCAAAACAGCATCAACAATTTAGGCATTCCTTTGCCTGTTAATGAAAACAGACCCTCACCAGAAAGCCCAACCACCTCTCCAAATAAATCCTCCTGGCGTACGCATATAGAAAGCAGTATGAATGTTCTGGAAAAACTAGTAATCATTCGTCGTCACAGTGAAGAGATTAAACCGCTTATGTCTCCTTTATTGGAAGCCCTGCTAAAAGAGAAACTTCACCTGAACATTCAGGAAGCGCAATGGGCTGTTCTAAACAATGAACCATTCGTTTATCAACTGGTTCTGAAACAGGCAATTAACAGTCTTAAACAGAATTTTAATGAAAATACCCCTAACACTGCGGCTTTAATTAAAAAACTGACTGAGTTACAACAAATGAATATAATTCAAAAAAGACCCACCGTGGGGACCGCTTTGCCGCTGCTTAATGAGTTGATTGACAAAAAGGGTGCTTCGACGAATCAACCGTTAGATAACGCGAGTAGCAAGACTAGTGAACCAGGAGGAAACCCATAA
- the rsgA gene encoding small ribosomal subunit biogenesis GTPase RsgA, with protein sequence MSKRRISKQQSARIEKIQQNYHESKKNHDALAEGLVITRFSRHVEIEDNEGHLLRCSMRPNLETLVAGDRVIWQMEGKNQGVVVSLYPRSSVLAKPTSSGILKPVAANISQLIIVIAPKPEISWPLLDSYLVMAETLHLHAVILLNKTDLPCESLKTQLLMDYGSLPYPVLQASKSNPASLQQLKEKLNHQVSVFVGQSGVGKSSLISNILPHEQNISINELSEISELGRHTTSNSRYYHLPSGGALIDSPGVREFSLWHIDASEIAQGYPEFKPYLSLCKFRNCTHKDTPHCAIIKAKNEGLIAEKRYENFIKLCAQYTK encoded by the coding sequence ATGAGTAAAAGACGTATTAGCAAGCAACAATCTGCCCGTATAGAAAAAATCCAACAAAATTATCATGAAAGTAAAAAAAATCATGATGCACTTGCTGAGGGTTTAGTCATTACCCGTTTTAGCAGGCATGTTGAAATTGAAGACAACGAAGGGCATCTCTTACGCTGTTCTATGAGGCCAAACCTGGAAACATTAGTTGCCGGCGACAGGGTAATTTGGCAAATGGAAGGAAAAAACCAGGGGGTAGTGGTCAGCCTATACCCGCGGAGTAGTGTCTTGGCAAAACCCACGAGTTCAGGCATATTAAAACCTGTAGCTGCCAATATCAGCCAACTCATTATTGTTATCGCACCCAAACCCGAAATATCCTGGCCCTTACTCGACAGCTATTTGGTGATGGCAGAAACGCTGCACTTACATGCGGTCATTCTACTCAATAAAACTGACTTACCCTGTGAGTCCCTTAAAACCCAATTACTCATGGATTACGGAAGTCTTCCTTATCCAGTCCTGCAGGCAAGTAAAAGCAATCCTGCCAGCTTGCAACAACTGAAAGAGAAATTAAATCATCAAGTGAGTGTTTTTGTAGGCCAATCAGGGGTTGGCAAATCTTCACTTATCTCCAATATCTTGCCGCATGAGCAAAATATCTCCATAAATGAACTGTCGGAGATATCTGAATTAGGAAGACACACTACCAGCAACTCTCGCTATTATCATTTACCCAGCGGAGGGGCGCTAATTGACTCACCCGGAGTAAGGGAGTTTAGCTTATGGCATATCGATGCCTCCGAAATAGCGCAGGGCTATCCGGAGTTCAAGCCCTATCTTTCGCTGTGCAAGTTCCGTAATTGTACTCATAAAGATACTCCGCATTGTGCCATCATCAAAGCAAAAAATGAGGGTCTCATCGCGGAAAAAAGATATGAAAATTTTATTAAACTCTGTGCGCAATATACAAAATAA
- a CDS encoding M15 family metallopeptidase, translating into MSDHPELEPVLLIADPRIIAISVVDNHEPMIDLIEHPELSYGPSPEIPNNTDYTKMRKTVFEKLKQAQSLLPQGLRFCLYESYRSLALQKSLFDIRYAKVEKQHPEWSSEQIFIETTRMVSPVTNLDGSPNIPPHSTGAAIDIYLINEQGEAIEMGIHPKDWMEDLEGTLSVTASTIISEQAKQNRRIMSHALEAVGFVNYRHEYWHWSYGDRYWAYYKQKPCAIYDSCK; encoded by the coding sequence GTTTTGCTCATTGCAGATCCGAGAATAATCGCTATTTCTGTGGTTGATAATCACGAGCCGATGATTGATTTAATCGAACATCCGGAACTCAGCTACGGCCCCTCTCCAGAAATACCGAATAATACTGACTATACCAAAATGCGTAAAACAGTTTTTGAAAAATTGAAACAAGCTCAATCCTTATTACCTCAAGGATTACGTTTTTGTCTGTATGAAAGCTACCGGAGTCTGGCACTACAAAAATCTCTTTTTGATATACGTTATGCAAAAGTGGAAAAACAACATCCTGAATGGTCCTCTGAACAGATTTTTATTGAAACAACGCGAATGGTTTCTCCAGTTACCAATCTGGATGGTTCCCCCAATATCCCTCCTCACTCAACAGGAGCTGCAATAGATATCTATTTAATCAATGAACAAGGAGAAGCTATTGAAATGGGAATTCATCCTAAAGACTGGATGGAAGATTTAGAGGGGACTCTTTCAGTAACGGCTTCAACCATTATTTCCGAGCAAGCAAAGCAAAATAGAAGAATAATGAGTCATGCACTGGAAGCGGTTGGCTTTGTGAATTATCGGCATGAATATTGGCATTGGTCTTATGGAGACCGTTATTGGGCTTATTATAAACAAAAACCATGTGCCATTTATGATAGCTGTAAGTAG